The DNA region CTATTCCAGAAAAAACTGGAAAAGAAGGTGCATTATTAAAAGGATCAAGTACAAGGTTCAAGGAACAAGGGAAAAGTGAAAAATGCGAGTGAATCCGCCTGTCAGGGCGTAGCTTCAGCGGAGTCTGAAGAGCAATAAAATATGAGAAGAAGTATAACCTATCTGATCTTGACGATATGCGGGATTTCCATGGTAGTTCCCTTTATCTGGATGGTTACGACTGCTGTTAAATCCCAACTGGAAGTGAATAAAGGCAATGTCGGTTTCCTTCCCATCGAGAAATATTCTGCTTATAATGACGGTTCAGATGAATATAGAATAAAGATCATAAAAACGGAGAAAGATAGTTCCTGGGTAAATCTTATCGATGATGAAGGAAAAATATTCAGTGCTTTTCGGAAAATACCGAATGCAGCGATCACTAAAAAGACAAAAATCAAGTTCCATTTCGATAATTTCGTTACTGCCTTCAACAAAGTTCCGTTCAATAGATATTTCCTGAATACCCTGATCGTCTCGTTTTCTGTTGTTTTTGGAGTGATCGTAACGGGTTCGCTGGCTGCTTATGCTTTTGCCCG from Candidatus Cloacimonadota bacterium includes:
- a CDS encoding carbohydrate ABC transporter permease, producing the protein MRRSITYLILTICGISMVVPFIWMVTTAVKSQLEVNKGNVGFLPIEKYSAYNDGSDEYRIKIIKTEKDSSWVNLIDDEGKIFSAFRKIPNAAITKKTKIKFHFDNFVTAFNKVPFNRYFLNTLIVSFSVVFGVIVTGSLAAYAFAR